In Sesamum indicum cultivar Zhongzhi No. 13 linkage group LG1, S_indicum_v1.0, whole genome shotgun sequence, the sequence AGATATTCTTTGTTTGAAAAACATCTGAGCTTTGTCCTTTCTTCATTTGTTTCTGGCTTTCTGTAATTGTGGGTTTAGAACGTTTCTacctttttgaaatttctctAGTCATTTAAGTTGTTGCCTAGTATACCTACATGAATGCCATGTACCTGGAAAGCCAATTGCTCAAAAGGCTTAGGCAATTTAAGCGTAGCTACCAGTTAGAGAGGGGTCATATTCTTCTCCCCCTTTTTCCTACCAGTTATAGAAAGGCCAAACTTTCCTCTCCACTTGATCTGGGAAAGGTTGTGTTCTCACAGTCCTCTACCATTTCATTGAatcatgtttttatttatgctACTTTGTTTTTTGTGGCTGCTTATTCTTGTTTGTATGCCAGGCCAGCCACAACTTGAGATTCTTGAAATTGGTACAGAAAAGCCAAATATACCACCTCACCCTATGATGGATTCTGAAGAAGTAGATGTTCATCCGAAGGTATTCAGTTTGGTGTTTCAAAGATATTCTTTGCTTTTTGATCTTTGCCAAATCAGCCAATTGTACGAGGAGAGTATTTTATGGTTTTGGTTTGGCGGGTTCAGATTAGGCTGGGATGCtgaatggaaaaatataattttttttctagtccTGGTCTATGTTATCTTATTTGTATTTAGTGCTAGTTCGTTCTTCCTATTATTCTATATGTATCTTATCTTCTGGAACTGTAAATTATTCTTACCAAATCCTGAGTCATTTTTTTCCTGTGATTTTGGGCATATTGAAAGATCTGTCATCTTATTGAATTGAAATGATTGGCTTGACTATTCTAACTGGTGATGGCATGGCCTTTTTATTTCACTATGTAGGAAAGAATTCCTTCATTAGTTTGTCACGGCAGTGATGGCAGTGTTTGCCAATCTGGGAGTCCAGGGGAATGCTCAAAGACGTTTAGTGAATTGGACAGGAGTAAAACAAATTCTAGTTTTGATACTGGTATGAAGCCTGATTTCTCTTTGTTGAATGGGGAAATACACCTGGATAATCTGTCAGTTAAAGATCTTCAGGAGACCTTCAAGGCAACTTTTGGAAGGGAGACTTCTGTGAAGGATAAACAGTGGCTCAAGAGGAGGATTATCATGGGATTGACCAACTCTTGTGACTTCTCAACCACCAGTTTTGTAATTATAGACAATAGAGTGGGAAGGAAACAAAAAACGGAAACTTGTGAAAGTGTGGATTGCTCTGTTTTGTTTGATTGTGTAGTTACATCTGCGATGGAGAACCATGAAAGTCCATCAACTTCCCAtgataaaaaaagtgaaatcCACTCAATTGCTAATGAGACAAATATGGAAAGTTCTACTTTTCAAGACAAATCTGGAGGTAAAGATGCAGAGACAGAAGAAAGACCAGCAAAAAGAATTCGGAAGCCCACAAAACGTTACATTGAAGAACTTTCAGAAGGAGAATCCAGGGACTCTGGTGCCAAAATCGTCTCCTCAGTTAAACACCCTGCATATGACCAGCCATCTGCAAAAGTTTGGGCAAGACCTGTTCAGAATTTTGGACTGGATAGGAGATATCTCACCAGGAAAGATTCACTTGGAGGTTCTGGAATTCAGATTCCATATGTTTCCCGGATTCGCCGGAGCCGTCCAAGGGAAAATCTTATGAACCTTATGGTAACGTGAATTAATACACCTGTACATTATGTGAGCATAACTTTGATATTATGGAatttgtttctgttttctGACTGCATCATCTAAACCATTTCAATGTATGCACCCTGCATTGGTTTTTCTATCACTTTGTGAATAGCAAGCTAAGTGAGTTAGTCATTCTTGTGGGAGGTTGCACTCTGTCTCTCTGTCCTTCTACGGTGAACCAGTTTGAATGATTTGCCCCTTATTTGTTGTCTCTGGTGATTAAATATCATGCAATTTGGAACCATTTCTTGTCTCTTGTAAAGCAATCAATAAATCAACTTGTGTTGCTTTATGCATTCGTTTGATAAGAATGGGATCTAGCATCGACTAAGCTGGTTAGaatgttgtaatttacatGCTTTCAGCTGTGATGTTTAGAAACTTCAGCCTAGTGGGGAGGGCATCTCAATCAGTCTGGAAAAGAATGATG encodes:
- the LOC105163216 gene encoding uncharacterized protein LOC105163216 isoform X1 produces the protein MGTLVDIVGNEEAGVDCIISHKAADPVVYQLARVDGDGRLVPATEDEVMAVEDLLEEDKSNVRTLDTGQILECSTNGSEGQPQLEILEIGTEKPNIPPHPMMDSEEVDVHPKERIPSLVCHGSDGSVCQSGSPGECSKTFSELDRSKTNSSFDTGMKPDFSLLNGEIHLDNLSVKDLQETFKATFGRETSVKDKQWLKRRIIMGLTNSCDFSTTSFVIIDNRVGRKQKTETCESVDCSVLFDCVVTSAMENHESPSTSHDKKSEIHSIANETNMESSTFQDKSGGKDAETEERPAKRIRKPTKRYIEELSEGESRDSGAKIVSSVKHPAYDQPSAKVWARPVQNFGLDRRYLTRKDSLGGSGIQIPYVSRIRRSRPRENLMNLMKLQPSGEGISISLEKNDVASSTQLDKECGNNAPKNSLSPRWIEEPPVVASERSTPYTERTTIQLEEEVKLKNVESYRNNSDEEVVTVPTANGGMRRKHHRPWTLSEVVKLVDGVAKYGAGRWSEIKRLAFASYSYRTSVDLKDKWRNLLRASLAELPTGNGMHGSRKQASVPIPAPILSRVRELAEMQTHVPPSISYCKLAERNEPNKTVHETRSGFL
- the LOC105163216 gene encoding uncharacterized protein LOC105163216 isoform X2, with the translated sequence MGTLVDIVGNEEAGVDCIISHKAADPVVYQLARVDGDGRLVPATEDEVMAVEDLLEEDKSNVRTLDTGQILECSTNGSEGQPQLEILEIGTEKPNIPPHPMMDSEEVDVHPKERIPSLVCHGSDGSVCQSGSPGECSKTFSELDRSKTNSSFDTGMKPDFSLLNGEIHLDNLSVKDLQETFKATFGRETSVKDKQWLKRRIIMGLTNSCDFSTTSFVIIDNRVGRKQKTETCESVDCSVLFDCVVTSAMENHESPSTSHDKKSEIHSIANETNMESSTFQDKSGGKDAETEERPAKRIRKPTKRYIEELSEGESRDSGAKIVSSVKHPAYDQPSAKVWARPVQNFGLDRRYLTRKDSLGGSGIQIPYVSRIRRSRPRENLMNLMKLQPSGEGISISLEKNDVASSTQLDKECGNNAPKNSLSPRWIEEPPVVASERSTPYTERTTIQLEEEVKLKNVESYRNNSDEEVVTVPTANGGMRRKHHRPWTLSEVVKLVDGVAKYGAGRWSEIKRLAFASYSYRTSVDLKDKWRNLLRASLAELPTGNGYSAQWTDFSG